One stretch of Lytechinus variegatus isolate NC3 chromosome 17, Lvar_3.0, whole genome shotgun sequence DNA includes these proteins:
- the LOC121431376 gene encoding uncharacterized protein LOC121431376 encodes MVIVGIIGISRRKKSRERPANDRADQEMTTPGSRNPISQDDDTIYYETTFSNIYSSVDKGTYPPQDTHQLMKTEDSNGRHKDKTLDNATINNGIGTDGAAASGTGGHETDGMIDNILYQPMDRITSV; translated from the exons ATGGTCATTGTCGGAATCATCGGGATCTCCAGACGAAAGAAATCCAG GGAACGTCCAGCGAATGACCGGGCAGATCAAGAAATGACGACGCCAGGGTCACGCAATCCTATTTCTCAAGATGACGACACGATTTACTACGAAACGACGTTCTCTAACATCTATAGTTCGGTAGATAAAG GTACCTACCCTCCTCAAGACACCCATCAGCTTATGAAGACTGAAGATTCGAATGGAAGACACAAAGACAAAACACTTGACAATGCCACTATCAACAACGGAATTGGTACCGATGGAGCTGCTGCGTCTGGAACAGGAGGCCATGAAACAGATGGAATGATCGATAACATCCTCTATCAGCCGATGGATAGAATCACTTCTGTTTAA